A genomic window from Gemmatimonas sp. includes:
- a CDS encoding sigma-54 dependent transcriptional regulator — protein sequence MSNVALYNVDPSTQVRSALASPRSPAARERHLRIAARGSSTQPTATMRILVVSERMSFVDALRVIVEADGRDLLHAAQSAGVCEIITRAEINVVIADEQLPGDDGFRLLDELHEVHPTLLTAMATAPGASNAAIKAFERGAADYINTPVQRDDVIAFLRRADAMTTLRLETTPEPDAEVSEFRGMYGTTPVMRDVFKMISRVGRTDVTVLVGGESGTGKELVARALHDESARRHKPFIALNCSALPSELVESELFGHTRGAFTGAVKDRGGLFEAAHGGTLFLDEIGDLGPLAQAKVLRALESGEVMRVGGTKTTRVDVRVIAATNRPLDEMVADGRFREDLLYRLKVISLALPPLRDRKADLPLLSSHFLHVFAERHGLPARRISDEASEILLNYDWPGNVRELRNVIEGALVMADGVEICPCDLPASLTRQRPMRAMSIMEQSADLPFVEARERALREFDRAFLGAALERNGGNIARTARALGLHRQSLQKLLARRDLRQPTEMQREL from the coding sequence ATGAGCAACGTCGCTCTGTACAACGTCGATCCCTCAACGCAGGTCCGCAGCGCGCTGGCATCGCCGCGCTCTCCGGCCGCACGCGAGCGTCATCTGCGAATTGCAGCCCGGGGAAGTTCAACGCAGCCAACCGCCACGATGCGTATCCTGGTGGTGAGCGAGCGCATGTCGTTCGTGGACGCGCTACGCGTGATCGTGGAAGCGGACGGCCGTGATCTGTTGCATGCCGCCCAGTCGGCGGGTGTGTGTGAGATCATCACCCGCGCCGAGATCAACGTGGTCATCGCCGACGAGCAGCTGCCCGGCGACGATGGCTTCCGTCTGCTCGACGAGCTGCACGAAGTGCACCCGACGTTGCTCACGGCGATGGCGACGGCGCCTGGGGCTTCGAACGCCGCGATCAAGGCGTTCGAGCGTGGCGCGGCCGACTATATCAACACACCGGTCCAGCGCGACGATGTGATCGCCTTCCTGCGTCGTGCCGACGCCATGACGACGCTCCGCTTGGAAACCACGCCAGAGCCGGATGCCGAGGTGAGCGAGTTCCGCGGCATGTACGGCACGACGCCGGTCATGCGGGACGTGTTCAAGATGATTTCGCGGGTTGGACGCACCGACGTGACGGTATTGGTGGGCGGCGAGAGCGGCACCGGCAAGGAGCTGGTGGCGCGCGCCCTGCACGATGAGAGCGCCCGGCGTCATAAGCCGTTCATCGCGCTCAACTGTTCGGCGTTGCCGTCGGAGTTGGTGGAAAGCGAGCTGTTCGGTCACACACGCGGGGCGTTCACCGGCGCGGTGAAGGATCGTGGTGGCCTGTTCGAAGCGGCCCACGGCGGCACGCTGTTTCTCGACGAAATCGGCGACCTCGGGCCGTTGGCCCAGGCGAAGGTGTTGCGTGCGCTCGAGAGCGGTGAAGTGATGCGGGTCGGTGGCACGAAGACGACGCGGGTAGATGTGCGCGTGATCGCAGCCACGAATCGGCCGCTTGACGAGATGGTGGCCGATGGCCGCTTTCGCGAAGATCTGCTGTACCGCCTCAAGGTGATTTCGCTGGCGCTCCCGCCGCTGCGCGACCGCAAGGCCGACCTGCCGCTGCTCTCCAGTCACTTTCTACACGTGTTCGCCGAGCGTCACGGCCTTCCGGCGCGTCGGATCAGTGATGAGGCGAGCGAGATTTTGCTGAACTACGATTGGCCGGGCAACGTGCGTGAGTTGCGCAACGTGATCGAAGGGGCGCTGGTGATGGCCGACGGGGTGGAGATCTGCCCGTGCGACCTGCCCGCGAGTCTCACGAGGCAGCGTCCGATGCGCGCGATGTCGATCATGGAGCAGTCGGCCGACCTGCCGTTTGTGGAAGCGCGTGAGCGCGCCCTGCGGGAGTTCGACCGCGCGTTTCTCGGTGCAGCGCTGGAACGCAACGGCGGGAACATCGCTCGAACGGCCCGTGCGCTGGGTCTGCATCGTCAGTCGTTGCAGAAATTGCTGGCGCGTCGGGACCTGCGGCAGCCGACCGAGATGCAGCGAGAGCTGTAG
- a CDS encoding MBL fold metallo-hydrolase — MQIEFSGAAQEVTGSCHILRIGQRTVLLDCGMFQGKRSESRAKNAKLPLPIDEIDAVVLSHAHIDHAGRLPFLTAQGYKNTIWATSATRDLCALMLADSAHIQEKDAEFLERRGQPHAEPLYRLEDATRTLEQMIGMPYHKWFEVTDGVRAMYTEAGHILGSASVVLELREGDEFRRVVFSGDVGRHDLPIIRNPEPPTGGADVILCESTYGNRDHESVEGAREELGRVVRDAAARGGRVLIPAFAVGRTQELVYDLHQLHRAGKIPSIPIFIDSPLATDATSVFAMHPEVFDHSEDLVRHTNDLFDFPLVKFTRDVNESKALNDMHGPMVIIAASGMVESGRILHHLRSGASDARNTILIVGFMAEHTLGRRILEQRRVIKIFGDEVELAAQVEVLNGYSAHADRTELHAWLTAVRDGGTAEGRNAPHVYLVHGETPAQTAFAEQLRADRFVVDIPAPGMVVTL, encoded by the coding sequence ATGCAAATCGAGTTCTCCGGCGCAGCTCAGGAAGTCACCGGCTCCTGCCATATCCTGCGCATCGGCCAGCGCACCGTGCTGCTTGATTGCGGCATGTTCCAAGGCAAGCGCAGCGAGAGCCGCGCGAAGAACGCCAAGCTGCCGTTGCCCATCGACGAAATCGACGCCGTGGTGCTCTCGCACGCGCACATCGACCACGCCGGTCGGCTGCCCTTCCTGACCGCGCAGGGCTACAAGAACACCATCTGGGCCACCAGCGCCACGCGCGATCTCTGCGCGCTCATGCTCGCCGACTCGGCGCATATCCAAGAAAAGGATGCGGAGTTTCTCGAGCGCCGTGGGCAACCGCACGCCGAGCCGCTCTATCGCCTGGAGGACGCCACGCGCACGCTCGAGCAGATGATCGGGATGCCGTACCACAAGTGGTTCGAGGTCACCGACGGTGTGCGCGCGATGTATACCGAGGCCGGACACATTCTCGGCAGTGCCTCGGTGGTGCTGGAGTTGCGCGAGGGTGACGAATTTCGGCGGGTGGTCTTTTCCGGCGACGTCGGTCGTCATGATCTGCCGATTATCCGGAATCCCGAGCCACCCACCGGTGGCGCGGACGTGATTCTGTGCGAAAGCACCTACGGCAACCGCGACCATGAATCGGTGGAGGGCGCGCGCGAAGAGCTGGGGCGCGTCGTGCGCGACGCGGCGGCCCGTGGTGGTCGTGTGTTGATCCCGGCGTTCGCGGTGGGACGCACGCAGGAGCTGGTGTACGACCTCCACCAGCTCCACCGGGCCGGCAAGATTCCGTCGATACCGATCTTCATCGATTCGCCGCTGGCGACCGATGCGACGTCGGTGTTCGCGATGCATCCGGAGGTGTTCGATCACAGCGAAGATCTGGTGCGACACACGAACGATTTGTTCGACTTCCCGTTGGTGAAGTTCACGCGCGACGTGAACGAGTCGAAGGCGCTGAACGACATGCACGGCCCGATGGTCATCATCGCGGCGTCGGGAATGGTGGAATCGGGGCGCATTCTGCACCATCTCCGCTCCGGTGCGAGCGACGCGCGCAATACGATCCTGATCGTCGGCTTCATGGCCGAACACACTCTGGGCCGTCGCATTCTGGAGCAGCGGCGCGTGATCAAGATCTTCGGTGACGAGGTCGAACTCGCGGCGCAGGTGGAGGTGTTGAACGGGTACAGCGCACACGCCGATCGCACGGAGCTGCACGCCTGGCTGACCGCGGTGCGTGACGGGGGCACCGCCGAGGGGCGGAATGCACCACACGTGTATCTGGTGCACGGTGAAACGCCGGCACAGACGGCGTTCGCCGAACAGCTTCGGGCCGATCGCTTTGTCGTGGACATCCCGGCGCCCGGCATGGTCGTGACGCTCTAG
- a CDS encoding YdcF family protein — translation MERVARGRYRPPLIPRLIGAVLAGWVLCVAVIFGWSRRAAEGRAEAIVVLGAAQYGGRPSPVLRARLDHALALWNGDRATRMVLTGGRRPGDLISEAAAGRRYLVRRGVPTQAILLEPAGRTSLASMEGAAALLKAWRDSLPAAMRDTMPGRPSVLLVSDPFHMLRLDVLARLHGLRPLPSPTRTSPISANRAVAIEYMLRESIALPTDVALKLWLSLTGRSVSTPSPAIAPKR, via the coding sequence ATGGAACGCGTCGCCCGAGGCCGCTATCGGCCCCCACTCATTCCCCGACTCATCGGCGCGGTGCTGGCGGGGTGGGTGCTATGCGTGGCCGTGATTTTCGGCTGGTCGCGGCGGGCGGCAGAAGGGCGTGCCGAGGCCATCGTGGTGCTGGGTGCGGCGCAGTATGGTGGTCGCCCGTCACCGGTACTGCGGGCCCGTCTGGACCACGCGCTGGCACTGTGGAACGGCGATCGGGCCACCCGTATGGTGCTCACGGGTGGACGTCGACCCGGTGATCTGATCAGCGAAGCGGCGGCAGGACGACGTTATCTCGTGCGCCGCGGCGTGCCCACGCAGGCCATTCTCCTGGAGCCGGCCGGGCGCACGTCACTGGCGTCGATGGAAGGTGCCGCGGCGTTGCTCAAGGCGTGGCGCGACTCACTGCCGGCTGCCATGCGCGACACGATGCCGGGTCGCCCAAGCGTGCTTTTGGTGAGCGACCCGTTTCACATGCTGCGGCTCGACGTGCTGGCGCGGTTGCACGGGTTGCGTCCGCTGCCGTCGCCTACGCGCACCAGCCCGATCTCGGCGAATCGGGCGGTGGCCATCGAATACATGCTGCGCGAGTCGATTGCGCTGCCCACCGATGTCGCCCTGAAGCTGTGGTTATCGCTCACTGGCCGCTCGGTCAGCACACCATCGCCGGCAATCGCGCCAAAGCGATAG
- a CDS encoding DUF2156 domain-containing protein, producing MSASSAFGFASVVASVVTPVRDDARAFALIQRDGRTATAFRALGAGLEHWFLTDAQGDRGLVAYYRTPGAMVSAGEPVAAPHEAIAVAEAFVAFAASHRCRVSFFATEGILASSPRFRRVMLGEQPVWNPQSWADHIAHHRSLREQLRRAKAKGVTVQRLDADAMREPLRRASLERLIDRWFAARPMARMGFLVEVDPFAWLSQRQSFVAMRDGVPMAMLSLVPVPARRGWLFEHLLRDPDAPNGTAELLVHHAMLRLAADGVSWITLGLAPLAGPVSGWLRITRSWSRPLFNFDGLAAFKRKLRPQGWESIYLAYPREQSSARAMLDGLRAFAGEPLWRFGVRTLTRGPAVLLRALEWMLIPWTALLAWAPTLPWFPSGAVQGAWVVFDVLLLFGLRALRATERTSGAPARRTAWRWSRALAIAVSTDAVLTTVQAIWWNRASIRGTPGWTIVLLACLGPTLASVVLWGASRRMQTLQSSRLADRR from the coding sequence GTGTCCGCTTCCTCTGCCTTCGGCTTCGCCTCCGTCGTGGCCTCTGTCGTCACGCCTGTACGCGACGATGCACGCGCCTTCGCGCTGATCCAGCGCGATGGGCGCACCGCGACGGCGTTCCGTGCGCTCGGGGCGGGACTCGAGCACTGGTTTCTGACCGACGCGCAGGGCGATCGCGGCTTGGTGGCGTATTACCGGACACCGGGCGCAATGGTATCGGCCGGCGAGCCGGTAGCCGCCCCGCACGAGGCGATCGCGGTCGCCGAAGCGTTCGTGGCGTTCGCGGCGTCGCACCGTTGCCGCGTGAGCTTCTTCGCGACCGAGGGCATTCTCGCGTCGTCGCCGCGATTCCGGCGCGTGATGTTGGGCGAGCAGCCGGTGTGGAATCCGCAATCGTGGGCCGATCACATCGCGCATCACCGCTCATTGCGCGAGCAATTGCGCCGGGCGAAAGCGAAAGGCGTCACCGTGCAGCGGCTTGATGCCGATGCGATGCGCGAGCCGTTGCGTCGCGCGTCGTTGGAACGGCTGATTGACCGGTGGTTCGCCGCGCGGCCGATGGCACGCATGGGCTTTCTGGTGGAGGTCGATCCCTTCGCATGGTTGTCGCAGCGGCAATCGTTCGTGGCGATGCGCGACGGCGTGCCGATGGCGATGCTGTCGCTCGTACCGGTACCGGCCCGCCGGGGGTGGCTGTTCGAGCATCTGCTGCGCGATCCCGATGCGCCAAACGGCACCGCCGAACTATTGGTGCACCACGCCATGCTGCGTTTGGCCGCCGACGGGGTGTCGTGGATCACACTCGGGCTTGCGCCGCTGGCCGGACCAGTGAGTGGATGGCTGCGGATCACGCGCAGTTGGTCACGTCCGCTCTTCAACTTCGACGGCCTCGCCGCGTTCAAGCGGAAGCTGCGCCCACAGGGGTGGGAGTCGATTTATCTCGCCTATCCTCGCGAGCAATCGAGCGCCCGCGCGATGCTCGACGGGCTACGGGCATTCGCCGGCGAGCCGTTGTGGCGATTCGGCGTTCGCACCTTGACGCGAGGACCGGCGGTGCTGCTGCGGGCGTTGGAGTGGATGCTGATTCCCTGGACGGCACTCCTGGCGTGGGCGCCGACGTTGCCGTGGTTTCCCTCGGGCGCCGTGCAGGGCGCATGGGTGGTGTTCGACGTGCTGCTGCTGTTCGGACTCCGCGCGCTGCGCGCGACCGAACGAACATCCGGCGCACCCGCACGGCGCACGGCGTGGCGCTGGAGTCGCGCGCTGGCGATCGCCGTTTCCACCGATGCCGTGCTGACGACGGTGCAGGCGATCTGGTGGAACCGGGCATCGATTCGCGGCACGCCGGGGTGGACCATCGTGCTGCTGGCGTGTCTCGGGCCAACGCTGGCATCGGTCGTCCTCTGGGGCGCTTCCCGCCGGATGCAGACGCTGCAGTCATCGCGCCTCGCCGATCGGCGTTAG
- the upp gene encoding uracil phosphoribosyltransferase: MPTSPRTFPTLSIVDHPLVRHKITLLRDRATPTKQFKELVDEIAMLMAYEATRDLALEPVPVDTPLETTHGWSVRGKKLTLVPILRAGLGMVEGILRLMPSARVGHIGLYRDHDTLEPVDYYFKVPGDVSERDFLLLDPMLATGGSAAAAVASLKRAGATRIRFLCLVAAPEGVERLAREHPDVPILTAALDRELNEHGYILPGLGDAGDRLFGTR, from the coding sequence ATGCCCACCTCGCCGCGCACGTTCCCCACGCTCAGCATCGTGGACCACCCGCTGGTCCGTCACAAGATCACGCTTCTGCGCGACCGCGCGACGCCGACGAAACAGTTCAAGGAGTTGGTGGACGAGATCGCCATGCTCATGGCCTATGAAGCCACGCGCGATCTGGCGTTGGAACCCGTCCCCGTCGACACGCCGCTGGAGACCACGCACGGATGGTCGGTGCGTGGCAAGAAGCTCACGCTCGTTCCTATTCTGCGCGCCGGGCTCGGCATGGTGGAAGGCATTCTTCGCCTCATGCCGTCCGCGCGCGTGGGGCATATCGGACTCTATCGCGATCACGATACGCTGGAGCCGGTGGACTACTACTTCAAGGTGCCGGGCGATGTGAGCGAGCGCGATTTCCTGCTGCTCGACCCGATGCTGGCCACCGGCGGCAGCGCTGCCGCCGCCGTCGCGTCCTTAAAGCGCGCGGGGGCCACACGCATCCGATTCCTCTGCCTGGTCGCCGCACCGGAAGGGGTCGAGCGCCTCGCGCGCGAACATCCCGACGTCCCGATCCTCACCGCCGCCCTCGACCGCGAACTCAATGAGCACGGCTACATTCTACCGGGACTTGGTGACGCAGGCGACCGGTTGTTTGGGACACGCTAA
- a CDS encoding TIGR00730 family Rossman fold protein — protein MSTASRESDSAFPPAPVARPMQRVAVYCASNDGARPEYLECAKTLGTLFAQRGLTVVYGGGRVGLMGALADAAMAAGGEVIGVMPHGLVQREVAHHGLTALRIVDSMHERKAMIAELADAFITLPGGLGTLEEFFETWTWAQLGVHQKPIGLFDVSGYWAPLLALLEHVDAEGFLRGNPREWLVVSDDASSMLARLQAFHAPTVRRWIRLGET, from the coding sequence ATGAGCACTGCATCCCGCGAGTCCGACTCTGCGTTCCCGCCCGCTCCGGTTGCCCGGCCGATGCAGCGAGTGGCGGTGTATTGCGCGTCGAATGACGGTGCGCGTCCGGAATACCTGGAGTGCGCGAAGACCCTCGGCACGTTGTTCGCGCAGCGGGGCCTCACCGTGGTCTACGGCGGCGGGCGGGTCGGCCTCATGGGTGCGCTGGCCGATGCGGCGATGGCAGCCGGCGGCGAGGTCATCGGCGTGATGCCGCATGGACTCGTGCAGCGGGAAGTGGCGCACCATGGATTAACCGCGCTGCGGATCGTGGATTCCATGCATGAGCGGAAGGCGATGATCGCCGAGCTCGCCGACGCCTTCATTACGCTGCCGGGCGGGCTCGGCACCCTCGAGGAGTTTTTCGAGACGTGGACGTGGGCGCAGCTCGGCGTGCATCAGAAGCCGATCGGTCTCTTCGATGTCTCGGGGTATTGGGCGCCGCTGCTCGCGTTACTGGAGCACGTCGACGCCGAAGGATTTCTACGCGGAAATCCACGCGAGTGGTTGGTGGTCAGTGATGATGCCTCGTCGATGCTCGCCCGACTGCAGGCGTTCCACGCACCGACGGTGCGTCGCTGGATCCGACTCGGCGAGACCTGA
- a CDS encoding ATP-binding protein, whose product MPSLLGWMFGIPWLVQPFETFAPARLGGTLMIVAGATGMITKLSGRRALARRLAIACGAAAVIALVVAWEHARLPIDAFARARVGDASPLRDVPVSAALLFLLYSVALYLLASEWQTERRRSVTGALAAVLVASAGVLLLAQLAGLLGTDGFWAAARAPLHSLLASLLLGTALLQRNVAHEPGTKAPPRWAPVLAGATTLLLVLVLWQALVAREQSQTRDHAAIAAEALDRAVQRQFLAVDRAVGRMAAFLSGGGRLDDAAWTTSFPLLVKETDGLVGMVWLDSTGTILRAVPTTALSPGVQRQLIDFMSKRYHRDFTSVRSGAPIEPPRRHMVALHAAPWGLALLYPLAATPSTSSHGRTVVVGFVNESELIEDFASDARGGFAVAVSRGDSIIAGRVAAAAPVYSAPLQLGAQQLTVSVSQAVGTSRSTLPELVLLLGFSVAVLLSVTMWQQRAMWAQASSEGKERMQLAIERATDGVWELEIPRGAMHRSPALMRYLGINPTVLDGGFTAWSALIHPDDSEAYARALDAHVSGRAEAFECEYRLLAGDGSWHALVDRGRVVERLADGSPVRVLGISADVTERALADASREESERRFRAMFDTANQVQLLLDFDGSILEANRAAGELAATTADALQGVRFWQAPWWADDALTSDRVQDRFVKARAGDTNRFEVEVDRPGERLASIDFSLKPIFDHDERVVQVLVEGRDLTMRKRAEESLREIGALTTMGQLAARVAHEINNPLAGIQNAFLLIRGAIPGDHPHYRFVGAIEREIARIAAVTRQLYETYRPDQSMIAQSSVILAVTDAVSFLEQVNRVRQVQIVTDLSRAPSLVPVPDALLRQTMYNLVQNAFDASPPNGTITVTAIVEQDECVLRVTDEGPGVPDALRQRIFDPFFSTKDRTVKTSGMGIGLSLVRQSVQAVGGSIVVHDRPEGGTEFEVRLPMTPLDTGVLR is encoded by the coding sequence GTGCCTAGCCTGCTGGGCTGGATGTTCGGTATTCCGTGGCTCGTGCAACCGTTCGAGACATTTGCGCCGGCGCGATTGGGTGGCACACTGATGATTGTCGCTGGTGCGACGGGCATGATCACCAAGCTGTCGGGTCGTCGCGCGTTGGCGCGTCGTCTGGCGATCGCGTGTGGAGCGGCCGCCGTCATTGCCCTCGTGGTAGCGTGGGAGCACGCCCGGTTGCCGATCGACGCCTTCGCTCGCGCCAGAGTCGGTGACGCATCGCCGCTGCGAGACGTTCCGGTGTCGGCGGCGCTGCTGTTTCTGTTGTACAGCGTAGCGTTGTACCTGTTGGCCTCGGAGTGGCAGACGGAGCGTCGTCGCTCGGTCACGGGTGCATTGGCCGCTGTGCTCGTGGCCAGTGCCGGCGTGCTGCTGTTGGCGCAGCTGGCCGGCCTGCTGGGCACCGACGGATTCTGGGCGGCGGCTCGGGCGCCACTCCATAGTTTGCTCGCGTCGTTGTTGCTGGGCACGGCGCTGCTGCAACGCAACGTGGCCCACGAGCCGGGGACCAAGGCACCCCCACGGTGGGCGCCGGTACTCGCCGGTGCCACTACCCTGTTGCTGGTGCTGGTGCTGTGGCAAGCGCTGGTCGCGCGCGAACAGTCGCAGACACGGGATCATGCGGCGATCGCGGCCGAGGCGCTCGACCGGGCGGTGCAGCGGCAGTTTCTGGCCGTGGATCGGGCGGTTGGTCGCATGGCGGCGTTTTTGTCCGGCGGCGGTCGCCTCGACGATGCGGCGTGGACTACGTCGTTCCCGCTGCTGGTTAAGGAAACCGACGGCCTGGTCGGCATGGTGTGGCTGGATTCCACCGGCACCATCCTGCGCGCGGTGCCCACGACGGCGCTCTCACCCGGCGTCCAGCGTCAGCTGATCGACTTCATGTCGAAGCGATATCATCGGGACTTCACGTCGGTACGATCCGGAGCGCCGATCGAACCACCGAGGCGTCATATGGTCGCGCTGCACGCGGCACCGTGGGGTCTCGCGCTACTGTATCCCCTCGCGGCGACGCCCTCAACGTCGTCACACGGGCGCACGGTCGTGGTGGGCTTCGTAAACGAGTCCGAGCTGATTGAGGACTTCGCCAGCGATGCGCGCGGGGGCTTCGCCGTGGCGGTGTCACGCGGCGACTCGATCATCGCCGGGCGGGTGGCCGCCGCGGCGCCGGTATACTCGGCGCCCCTGCAGTTGGGGGCGCAACAGCTCACCGTGTCGGTGTCGCAAGCCGTCGGCACGTCGCGCTCCACGCTCCCGGAACTCGTGTTGCTGTTGGGCTTCTCGGTCGCCGTGCTGCTATCGGTCACGATGTGGCAGCAACGCGCGATGTGGGCGCAGGCCAGCAGTGAGGGGAAGGAGCGTATGCAGCTCGCCATCGAACGGGCCACCGACGGCGTGTGGGAACTCGAGATTCCGCGTGGTGCGATGCATCGCAGCCCGGCCTTGATGCGGTATCTCGGCATCAATCCGACAGTACTCGATGGTGGATTCACCGCTTGGTCCGCGCTGATCCATCCCGATGACAGCGAGGCGTATGCCCGGGCGCTCGATGCGCACGTGAGTGGTCGCGCCGAGGCGTTCGAGTGCGAGTATCGGCTGCTCGCGGGCGATGGATCGTGGCATGCGCTGGTCGACCGCGGCCGCGTCGTGGAGCGTCTGGCCGACGGCAGCCCGGTTCGCGTGCTCGGCATCTCGGCCGATGTGACGGAGCGTGCGCTCGCGGACGCGTCACGCGAGGAGAGCGAACGGCGGTTCCGGGCGATGTTCGACACGGCGAATCAGGTACAGCTCCTGCTCGACTTCGATGGCAGCATTCTGGAGGCGAATCGTGCCGCCGGCGAATTGGCCGCTACCACGGCGGATGCGCTGCAGGGCGTGCGGTTCTGGCAGGCGCCGTGGTGGGCCGACGATGCGCTCACTAGCGACCGGGTGCAGGATCGCTTCGTGAAAGCGCGGGCCGGAGACACGAATCGCTTCGAAGTGGAGGTGGACCGGCCGGGCGAACGCCTGGCGTCGATCGACTTTTCGCTGAAGCCGATTTTCGATCATGACGAGCGGGTGGTGCAGGTGCTGGTGGAGGGGCGTGACCTGACGATGCGCAAACGGGCCGAGGAATCGCTGCGCGAAATCGGGGCTCTGACCACCATGGGACAGCTCGCGGCCCGCGTGGCCCACGAGATCAACAATCCGCTTGCCGGCATCCAGAATGCCTTCCTGCTCATTCGCGGGGCGATTCCGGGCGATCATCCGCACTATCGCTTCGTGGGAGCGATCGAACGCGAAATCGCGCGAATCGCGGCGGTCACCCGGCAGTTGTACGAGACGTACCGCCCCGATCAATCCATGATTGCCCAGTCGTCGGTGATTTTGGCCGTGACCGATGCGGTGAGCTTTCTTGAGCAGGTGAATCGCGTGCGCCAGGTGCAAATCGTGACGGATTTGTCGCGGGCGCCATCGCTTGTGCCGGTTCCCGATGCGCTTCTCCGGCAAACGATGTACAATCTCGTGCAGAACGCGTTCGATGCGTCGCCGCCGAATGGCACGATTACGGTGACGGCGATCGTTGAGCAGGATGAGTGCGTGCTGCGGGTGACGGACGAGGGGCCCGGTGTTCCCGATGCGCTGCGACAGCGCATCTTCGACCCGTTCTTCAGCACGAAAGACCGGACGGTGAAAACGAGTGGGATGGGTATCGGTCTCTCGCTGGTCAGGCAGTCCGTACAAGCGGTGGGCGGCTCCATTGTCGTACATGATCGGCCAGAAGGCGGGACTGAATTCGAAGTCCGTTTGCCGATGACCCCTTTGGATACTGGAGTGCTGCGATGA
- a CDS encoding response regulator: protein MSRGRILIADDEPTFLNSTAELLRREGFTVDTVDDAASALGAISAATYDLLITDLEMPGNADLDLVQQVAHLSGGLPIIIITGFPSVRSAVASIELPVAAYLVKPVHFPDLLKRVTSAVARFRSYQAMQSAEARLREYRSQVEAQPVAPATEGQGVDTFLALTLRNVMGSLTDLEQLGRALAGQQTLQPHPCQLMNCPRGAQLQAAVEETIAVLEETKGAFKSKTLGDLRHRLELLVKLV, encoded by the coding sequence ATGAGTCGCGGACGAATTCTGATCGCTGATGATGAGCCGACATTCCTCAACTCGACCGCCGAGTTGTTGCGACGGGAAGGATTCACCGTCGATACGGTCGATGACGCGGCGTCAGCGCTGGGCGCGATCTCGGCGGCGACCTACGATCTGCTGATCACCGACCTCGAGATGCCCGGGAATGCGGACTTGGATCTTGTGCAACAAGTCGCGCATCTCAGTGGCGGACTGCCGATCATCATCATCACCGGATTTCCGTCGGTGCGCTCGGCGGTGGCGTCGATCGAGTTGCCGGTGGCGGCGTATCTCGTGAAGCCGGTGCACTTCCCGGATCTGCTGAAGCGCGTCACCAGCGCGGTCGCGCGCTTTCGCTCCTATCAGGCGATGCAGAGCGCGGAAGCGCGGCTGCGCGAGTATCGGTCGCAGGTGGAGGCGCAGCCCGTGGCGCCGGCCACCGAAGGGCAGGGCGTGGACACCTTCTTGGCGCTCACGCTGCGCAACGTGATGGGATCGCTGACCGATCTCGAACAGCTCGGACGCGCGCTGGCGGGACAACAGACGCTGCAACCGCACCCGTGTCAGCTCATGAACTGCCCGCGCGGCGCGCAGCTGCAAGCGGCCGTGGAAGAGACGATTGCGGTACTGGAGGAAACCAAAGGCGCGTTCAAGTCCAAGACGCTCGGTGACTTACGCCACCGATTGGAACTTCTGGTCAAACTGGTGTAG
- a CDS encoding metalloregulator ArsR/SmtB family transcription factor: MGRFILTDGVIPLVAERFKCLSEPARLALLRSLQYGEQTVNQLVSGTGLGQANVSKHLQVLHTHGFVKRRKNGLFVHYVLADRHIIKLCELMSIRVNEHRTAYEPGPGGPLLGAADDFDEAG, translated from the coding sequence ATGGGTCGATTCATTCTGACAGATGGCGTCATTCCATTGGTCGCGGAGCGCTTCAAGTGTCTCTCGGAGCCCGCTCGCCTGGCGTTGCTGAGGTCGCTGCAGTACGGCGAGCAGACGGTGAACCAGCTTGTATCGGGCACCGGACTAGGGCAAGCGAACGTGTCCAAGCATTTGCAGGTTCTCCACACGCACGGGTTCGTGAAACGCCGCAAGAATGGGCTCTTCGTGCACTACGTGCTGGCTGACCGACATATCATCAAGTTGTGTGAGCTCATGTCGATTCGGGTCAACGAGCACCGAACGGCGTACGAGCCCGGGCCGGGCGGGCCGCTGCTCGGAGCCGCCGATGATTTTGACGAAGCGGGGTAA